A window from Tistrella bauzanensis encodes these proteins:
- a CDS encoding DUF1244 domain-containing protein: protein MTDQTNQTELEAAAFRRLVQHLRDRPEVQNIDLMNLAGFCRNCLSNWYADAAAERGQQISKDAARERIYGMPYADWKALHQTEATPEQQAAFAAKAPDKA from the coding sequence ATGACCGACCAGACCAACCAGACCGAACTTGAAGCCGCGGCCTTCCGTCGCCTGGTCCAGCATCTGCGCGACCGGCCCGAGGTGCAGAACATCGACCTGATGAATCTGGCCGGGTTCTGCCGCAACTGCCTGTCGAACTGGTATGCCGACGCCGCGGCCGAACGCGGCCAGCAGATCAGCAAGGACGCGGCCCGCGAACGGATCTATGGCATGCCTTATGCAGACTGGAAGGCGCTGCACCAGACCGAGGCGACCCCCGAACAGCAGGCGGCCTTTGCGGCCAAGGCGCCTGACAAGGCGTGA
- a CDS encoding DUF2312 domain-containing protein, which translates to MTEVGGIAGDVLRSYIDRIERLEEEKAGIAANIREIFAEAKGNGFDTKVMRQILKIRKMEPHDVAEQDELLELYKRALGMPLG; encoded by the coding sequence ATGACCGAGGTCGGCGGCATCGCGGGCGACGTCCTGCGCTCGTATATCGATCGGATCGAGCGGCTGGAAGAAGAGAAGGCGGGAATTGCCGCCAATATCCGCGAGATTTTCGCCGAAGCGAAGGGTAATGGCTTCGACACCAAGGTCATGCGCCAGATCCTGAAGATCCGCAAGATGGAGCCGCATGACGTGGCCGAGCAGGATGAATTGCTTGAGCTGTACAAGCGTGCGCTTGGCATGCCGCTGGGTTGA
- a CDS encoding DoxX family protein encodes MSSALSTAKATLPRRLLIRYLSLPGAGNGLLIGAALLALRLWLARPFFQAGMLRVEHWPSQTFLFGDIHPLPGLDPLFAAIVTTGAELTLPVLLALGLFARPAALGLAVMAAMIYLVVGQTPQGMENGIAVASEQLPWIAAGLIITIAGAGRLSLDRLLARGYGR; translated from the coding sequence ATGTCCTCAGCCCTGTCCACGGCCAAGGCCACGCTGCCGCGACGCCTGCTCATCCGTTATCTCTCATTGCCGGGCGCCGGCAACGGTCTGCTGATCGGCGCGGCGCTGCTGGCCCTGCGGCTGTGGCTGGCGCGGCCGTTCTTTCAGGCCGGCATGCTGCGGGTCGAGCACTGGCCAAGCCAGACCTTCCTCTTCGGCGACATCCATCCCCTGCCCGGCCTCGATCCGCTGTTCGCCGCCATCGTCACCACGGGCGCCGAACTGACCCTGCCAGTCCTGCTGGCGCTGGGCCTGTTCGCCCGCCCGGCGGCGCTTGGACTGGCGGTGATGGCCGCCATGATCTATCTGGTCGTCGGTCAGACCCCGCAGGGCATGGAGAACGGCATCGCCGTCGCCTCTGAACAACTGCCCTGGATTGCGGCCGGCCTGATCATCACCATCGCCGGCGCCGGCCGCCTGTCGCTGGACCGGCTTCTCGCCCGCGGATATGGCCGTTGA
- a CDS encoding HvfC/BufC N-terminal domain-containing protein — MTESVAALQRFQNQIAAIAWGRRPIDPSALRPWMAPDAPDRLIARRLAVHRRNALGAAVQSLEAAFPVVARMVGMDCFAAVAARHLRHQPPSTPQLSRWGADFAADLAADPDLAAWPAVAETARLEWARVAVWFAVDADHFTPGATIPDRLAAHPAARVIDSPCPILSLWQAHQPGASLTIRQAADAGPETVLVVRRDDRIGLHPLPPGAVHLFNALKSADGAVVLAEAARRALTADPALDLATALGLLVAHGALTAVAMPQDR; from the coding sequence ATGACCGAAAGTGTCGCCGCGCTTCAGCGGTTCCAGAACCAGATCGCGGCCATTGCCTGGGGGCGTCGACCAATCGATCCATCCGCCCTGCGGCCGTGGATGGCACCCGATGCGCCCGACAGGCTGATCGCCCGCCGGCTGGCCGTGCACCGGCGAAACGCGCTGGGCGCGGCTGTCCAGTCGCTGGAGGCCGCCTTTCCGGTGGTCGCACGGATGGTCGGCATGGATTGCTTCGCCGCCGTGGCGGCACGGCATCTGCGGCATCAGCCACCATCGACGCCGCAATTATCGCGATGGGGCGCTGATTTCGCCGCCGATCTGGCGGCAGATCCCGATCTGGCTGCATGGCCGGCCGTGGCCGAGACCGCGCGGCTTGAATGGGCGCGGGTGGCGGTGTGGTTCGCGGTCGACGCCGACCATTTCACGCCGGGGGCAACGATCCCCGATCGTCTGGCCGCCCATCCGGCGGCGCGGGTGATCGACAGCCCCTGCCCGATCCTGTCGCTGTGGCAGGCCCATCAGCCCGGGGCCAGCCTCACCATCCGTCAGGCGGCGGATGCCGGCCCGGAAACCGTGCTGGTGGTTCGCCGCGATGACCGCATCGGCCTGCATCCACTGCCACCGGGTGCCGTTCATCTGTTCAATGCCCTGAAGTCCGCCGACGGAGCGGTCGTTCTGGCCGAGGCCGCGCGCCGGGCGCTCACCGCCGATCCGGCGCTCGATCTGGCCACGGCGCTGGGCCTGCTGGTCGCCCACGGCGCCTTGACCGCGGTGGCGATGCCTCAGGATCGCTGA
- the bufB gene encoding MNIO family bufferin maturase: protein MPVQLRSAHPRRDMPSRPGATTLPRKAGIGLRTPHLHRLLDTDGMASNSAMPPWVEVHAENYMSARPGAAPHPRARHLEQIRALMPVSLHGVGLSLGSAGGIDHDHLRRLADLVDRIEPAAVSEHASWCRTAEGWVDDLLPVPMTMAGLAVLACNISRAQDVLKRPLLIENPSSYMPLAHDMDEPAFLAELVRRTGCGLLLDVNNIQVSAVNLGADAAAWLDAMPFTAVGEIHIAGHAVDADPADPSGPPLLIDDHGHPVSDPVWDLLDRALGRTGPVPVLLERDTNLPEFEVLMAEAARAGRAIDAACGTHQIIEAAS from the coding sequence ATGCCGGTCCAGCTTCGATCCGCTCACCCGCGCCGGGATATGCCATCCCGGCCGGGTGCCACCACCCTGCCCCGCAAGGCCGGGATCGGCCTCAGAACGCCGCACCTCCACCGGTTGCTCGACACAGACGGCATGGCCTCCAACTCCGCAATGCCACCTTGGGTTGAGGTGCACGCCGAAAACTACATGAGCGCCCGCCCCGGCGCGGCACCTCATCCACGGGCTCGCCATCTGGAACAGATCAGGGCGCTGATGCCGGTATCGCTGCATGGCGTCGGCCTGTCGCTGGGCTCGGCCGGTGGGATCGATCACGATCATCTGCGCCGTCTGGCAGATCTGGTCGACCGGATCGAGCCGGCGGCAGTGTCGGAGCATGCCTCATGGTGCAGAACCGCCGAGGGCTGGGTCGACGACCTGCTGCCGGTACCGATGACCATGGCCGGGCTCGCGGTGCTGGCCTGTAATATCAGCCGGGCGCAGGATGTGCTGAAGCGCCCGCTGCTGATCGAAAACCCGTCGAGCTATATGCCGCTGGCCCACGACATGGACGAACCGGCCTTTCTGGCCGAACTGGTGCGCCGCACCGGCTGCGGCCTGCTTCTGGACGTCAACAACATTCAGGTCAGCGCCGTCAACCTTGGCGCCGATGCTGCTGCCTGGCTGGACGCGATGCCGTTCACGGCGGTGGGCGAGATCCATATCGCCGGTCATGCCGTCGATGCCGATCCCGCTGACCCATCCGGCCCGCCTCTGTTAATCGACGATCATGGCCATCCGGTATCGGACCCGGTCTGGGATCTGCTCGACCGCGCGCTTGGCCGCACCGGGCCGGTGCCGGTTCTGCTGGAACGCGACACCAACCTGCCGGAATTCGAGGTGCTGATGGCCGAAGCCGCCCGTGCCGGTCGCGCCATCGACGCCGCATGCGGCACGCATCAGATCATCGAGGCCGCGTCATGA
- a CDS encoding BufA1 family periplasmic bufferin-type metallophore → MTTRATNTAIASAIAGAMSLAAIALSAPAVAADTEKCYGISKAGENDCANKAGTHSCAGMSKANFDGGDWKAVAKGTCLEMGGMLEAF, encoded by the coding sequence ATGACCACCCGCGCCACGAATACCGCCATCGCATCCGCCATCGCCGGCGCCATGTCACTGGCCGCCATCGCGCTGTCCGCCCCCGCCGTGGCGGCCGATACCGAGAAGTGCTATGGCATTTCCAAGGCCGGCGAGAACGACTGCGCCAACAAGGCCGGCACCCATTCCTGCGCCGGCATGTCCAAGGCCAATTTCGACGGCGGCGACTGGAAGGCCGTCGCCAAGGGCACCTGCCTTGAGATGGGCGGCATGCTGGAGGCCTTCTAG
- the cqsA gene encoding alpha-hydroxyketone-type quorum-sensing autoinducer synthase: MLTNEIAAVRASAIDSMHRNLAGPQPFAAAQPRSLGGLAAELPGLTRRIAEWKAEYPDHHVTVGRAPQAGSIMLANNDYLSLADDGRIIGALRAALDDVKTETFMSGVFVQFLDAQSRYEREMAAFLGAEAVSLCQSGWAANDGLIQAIADAETPVYVDLYGHASLWQGIHSAGARPRPFRHNNMTHLASLIAKNGPGVILVDSVYSTSGDLCPLDKLCDLAEQTGCTLVVDESHGVGVFGPGGAGLVPAMGLEHRVHFRTFSLSKAMVGRGGIVAGTTRTLEYFRYTSRPAIFSSTVLPHEIAGFHATLDAVRGDDHRRARLFANTAYLRSGLRDVGIDVGNSPAPIISLIGGFEPGTAQLRDRLEDHGIFGAVFCAPATPKGRSLVRLTVNSGLTHAELDRVINAVGQCRDLLVRDLRLEQAAA; this comes from the coding sequence ATGCTCACCAACGAGATCGCCGCCGTCCGCGCTTCCGCCATCGACAGCATGCACCGCAACCTCGCGGGCCCGCAGCCCTTTGCCGCCGCCCAGCCCCGCAGCCTTGGCGGGCTTGCGGCCGAACTGCCGGGGCTGACCCGGCGGATCGCCGAGTGGAAGGCTGAGTATCCCGACCATCATGTCACGGTCGGCCGCGCCCCGCAGGCAGGTTCCATCATGTTGGCCAATAATGATTATCTGTCGCTCGCCGATGACGGCAGGATCATCGGCGCACTGCGCGCGGCACTGGATGACGTGAAGACCGAGACCTTCATGTCGGGCGTGTTCGTGCAGTTCCTGGATGCCCAGAGCCGATATGAGCGCGAGATGGCAGCATTCCTGGGGGCAGAGGCGGTGTCGCTGTGCCAGTCGGGCTGGGCCGCCAATGACGGGCTGATCCAGGCGATCGCCGACGCCGAGACGCCGGTCTATGTGGATCTGTATGGCCATGCCTCGCTGTGGCAGGGCATTCACAGCGCCGGCGCCAGGCCGCGGCCGTTCCGCCACAACAACATGACCCATCTGGCCAGCCTGATCGCCAAGAACGGCCCGGGTGTGATCCTGGTCGATTCGGTCTACAGCACCAGCGGCGATCTGTGCCCGCTCGACAAGCTGTGCGATCTGGCCGAGCAGACCGGCTGCACGCTGGTGGTGGATGAAAGCCATGGCGTTGGCGTGTTCGGGCCCGGCGGCGCCGGTCTTGTGCCGGCGATGGGCCTGGAACACCGGGTGCATTTTCGTACCTTCAGCCTGTCGAAGGCCATGGTCGGGCGCGGTGGCATCGTGGCCGGGACGACGCGGACACTGGAATATTTCCGCTATACCTCGCGCCCCGCGATCTTCAGCTCCACGGTGCTGCCGCATGAAATCGCGGGCTTCCATGCCACGCTCGACGCGGTGCGCGGCGACGACCATCGCCGGGCGCGGCTGTTCGCGAACACGGCTTATCTGCGGTCGGGTCTCAGGGATGTGGGCATCGATGTCGGTAACAGCCCGGCGCCGATCATCTCGCTGATCGGCGGGTTCGAACCCGGCACGGCGCAGTTGCGCGACCGGTTGGAGGATCACGGCATCTTCGGTGCGGTGTTCTGCGCCCCGGCAACGCCCAAGGGCCGTTCGCTGGTGCGGTTGACCGTCAACAGCGGCCTGACCCATGCCGAGCTGGACCGGGTGATCAACGCCGTGGGCCAGTGCCGCGACTTGCTGGTGCGCGATCTGCGGCTGGAACAGGCGGCGGCCTGA
- a CDS encoding CAI-1 autoinducer sensor kinase/phosphatase cqsS, with product MPGSSTYRADQPARDPARMPAGQPIPPGPHGPAQPGSLRGIILNGFQHIEPNIVAVSIAGAVMMPAYWMVWTFLFPQAYENLPMRLAGSALCLSLVFRRRWPGRLQAATPVVWLLMLGYCLPFFFTFMTVMNGGSVIWQMSTLTALFLLVLLVDWFSLIILFILGTSLGILAALITGPPSHDMAIYAEYAPILAFGLLGGAIFNYNAANSRAVRERALAESGRTAGRMVQTPLMSIRTSARSLETYLPGLVRSHRIARAQGVPVESFDDAHLEALLHVPARIDEDCADVARRLQALGNPADIRRRQG from the coding sequence ATGCCGGGAAGCAGCACCTATCGGGCCGATCAACCGGCACGCGATCCCGCACGGATGCCGGCCGGCCAGCCGATACCGCCCGGTCCGCATGGCCCGGCCCAGCCGGGCAGCCTGCGGGGCATCATCCTCAACGGCTTTCAGCACATCGAGCCGAATATCGTCGCGGTGTCCATCGCCGGCGCGGTGATGATGCCGGCCTATTGGATGGTGTGGACCTTCCTGTTTCCGCAGGCCTACGAGAACCTGCCGATGCGGCTGGCGGGCTCGGCCTTGTGTCTGAGCCTGGTCTTCCGCCGCCGCTGGCCCGGCCGTCTGCAGGCGGCGACGCCGGTGGTCTGGCTGCTGATGCTGGGCTATTGCCTGCCCTTTTTCTTCACCTTCATGACGGTGATGAACGGCGGGTCCGTGATCTGGCAGATGTCGACGCTGACCGCCCTGTTCCTTCTGGTGCTGCTGGTCGACTGGTTCAGCCTGATCATTCTGTTCATCCTGGGCACCAGCCTTGGCATCCTGGCAGCCCTGATCACCGGACCGCCCAGCCATGACATGGCGATCTATGCCGAATATGCGCCAATTCTGGCCTTCGGCCTGCTGGGCGGCGCCATCTTCAACTACAACGCCGCCAACAGCCGGGCGGTGCGTGAACGCGCCCTGGCCGAAAGCGGCCGCACCGCCGGCCGCATGGTGCAGACACCGCTGATGAGCATCCGCACCTCGGCCCGGTCGCTTGAAACCTATCTGCCGGGGCTGGTGCGCAGCCACCGTATCGCCCGCGCGCAGGGCGTGCCGGTCGAAAGCTTCGATGACGCGCATCTGGAAGCCCTGCTCCACGTGCCGGCGCGGATCGACGAGGATTGCGCCGATGTCGCCCGCAGGCTGCAGGCCCTGGGCAATCCGGCCGATATCCGGCGGCGTCAGGGCTGA
- a CDS encoding sensor histidine kinase has product MELQTERPGEKASVTVAARMGAAQLDSLYQAARIGILIEPLVSICLAVLIWPAAAQQQIALWLVAVNCLVGLRFAAIQRDVRDVGPGGDTDSRALPIMMIIAVSGVIWGLAPLVLPTNAASIDMAKVLCATAAIGVAGTVMMSCHLTAALIWLGVTSGALLTGLLVAGRLDLQLALTILVACGALAVGARHLSRLLDDGLRLRFELADAVKAAQAANIAKSDFLANTSHELRTPLNAIIGFSEILMNDRPRGDAQIEEQMEFARLINESGVHLLDIVNDILDLSKIEAGAYNLDESVFTLDSVVRTTTNLMRGQADKAGLRLVSDLAPDLPAIRGDQRAMKQILLNLLSNAVKFTPIGGSVTVQAGAADDGGLLIAVVDTGIGIAPEDITRAMEAFGQVDSALNRRYAGTGLGLPLVRSLIEMHGGRFQLVSRVNEGTRAEILWPPARVVGSGRRGGPHSGVQDLGGGRLGGGRGGDGRRPTGSLPTGPSAVMG; this is encoded by the coding sequence ATGGAGCTGCAGACGGAACGGCCGGGCGAAAAGGCATCTGTGACGGTGGCGGCGCGCATGGGTGCCGCCCAGCTGGACAGCCTGTACCAGGCCGCCCGGATCGGAATCCTGATCGAGCCGCTGGTGTCCATCTGCTTAGCGGTGCTGATCTGGCCCGCTGCGGCTCAACAGCAGATCGCGCTGTGGCTGGTGGCGGTCAACTGCCTGGTGGGCCTGCGCTTCGCCGCCATTCAGCGCGATGTGCGCGATGTCGGTCCGGGTGGCGACACCGACAGCCGCGCGCTGCCGATCATGATGATCATCGCGGTCAGCGGGGTCATCTGGGGTCTGGCCCCCCTGGTGCTGCCGACCAATGCCGCCTCCATCGACATGGCGAAGGTGCTGTGTGCCACCGCCGCCATCGGGGTTGCCGGCACGGTGATGATGTCGTGTCATCTGACAGCGGCACTGATCTGGCTGGGCGTTACATCAGGCGCCCTGCTCACCGGCCTGCTGGTGGCCGGCCGGCTCGACCTGCAACTGGCCCTGACCATCCTGGTCGCCTGCGGCGCCCTGGCGGTTGGCGCGCGTCATCTGTCGCGCCTGCTCGATGACGGTCTGCGGCTGCGTTTCGAACTGGCCGATGCGGTCAAGGCGGCACAGGCCGCCAACATCGCCAAATCCGACTTCCTGGCGAATACCAGCCACGAACTGCGCACGCCGTTGAACGCGATCATCGGCTTTTCGGAGATCCTGATGAACGACAGGCCGCGCGGTGATGCCCAGATCGAGGAACAGATGGAATTCGCGCGGTTGATCAATGAAAGCGGGGTCCATCTGCTCGATATCGTCAACGACATCCTGGATCTGTCGAAGATCGAAGCCGGCGCCTACAACCTCGACGAAAGCGTGTTCACGCTCGACAGCGTCGTGCGGACCACCACCAACCTGATGCGCGGTCAGGCCGACAAGGCCGGGTTGCGGCTGGTGAGCGATCTGGCGCCGGATCTGCCGGCGATCCGCGGCGATCAGCGCGCCATGAAGCAGATTCTGCTGAACCTGTTGTCCAACGCGGTCAAGTTCACGCCGATCGGCGGCAGCGTGACGGTTCAGGCCGGTGCGGCCGACGATGGCGGGCTGCTGATCGCGGTGGTGGATACCGGTATCGGCATTGCGCCCGAAGACATCACCCGCGCCATGGAGGCATTCGGCCAGGTCGACAGCGCCCTGAACCGCCGCTATGCCGGCACCGGGCTGGGCCTGCCGCTGGTCCGCTCGCTGATCGAGATGCATGGTGGGCGCTTTCAGCTGGTCAGCCGGGTGAATGAGGGCACGCGTGCGGAAATTCTGTGGCCCCCGGCCCGGGTGGTGGGCAGCGGCCGGCGCGGCGGCCCGCATTCCGGCGTTCAGGATCTGGGCGGCGGACGTCTTGGCGGCGGGCGGGGTGGCGACGGCCGCCGCCCGACCGGCAGCCTGCCGACGGGCCCGAGCGCGGTGATGGGCTGA